The following proteins come from a genomic window of Helicobacter canadensis MIT 98-5491:
- the gatB gene encoding Asp-tRNA(Asn)/Glu-tRNA(Gln) amidotransferase subunit GatB, whose translation MSAYETIIGLEVHVQLNTKTKIFCSCATSFGAEPNTNVCPTCLGLPGALPVLNKEVVKKAIAFGTAINAQINQNSVFARKNYFYPDLPKAYQISQFEIPIVGRGNIEIEVNGEKKIIGVTRAHMEEDAGKNIHEHDCSKVDLNRACTPLLEIVSEPDMRSSDEAIAYLKKLHSIVRFLDISDANMQEGSFRCDANVSIRPKGDSKLYTRVEIKNLNSFKFIQKAIEYEVERQIEAWEDGKYQSEVVQETRLFDTAKGITRSMRGKEEAADYRYFPDPDLLPVYIDEVLMKEGREIPEMPDEKRERYVREFGIKPYDAGVLTSSLELTQYFESMLGFGASAKGSLTWLTTELLGRLKGENTLQTCGVDSRTLATLVCRIDESKISGKSGKEILDVLVEQKGGDVDSLIDSMGLAQVNDDSAILSAIESVLSANADKVAEYKSGKDKLFGFFVGQVMKNSKGANPARVNELLKEKLQ comes from the coding sequence ATGAGTGCTTATGAGACCATCATCGGACTAGAAGTGCATGTCCAACTTAACACCAAAACTAAAATCTTTTGTTCGTGTGCCACGAGCTTTGGCGCAGAGCCAAATACCAATGTCTGCCCTACTTGCTTAGGACTTCCAGGTGCATTGCCAGTGCTTAATAAAGAAGTGGTAAAAAAAGCTATTGCTTTTGGCACCGCTATTAATGCACAGATTAATCAAAACTCGGTATTTGCACGCAAAAATTATTTTTACCCCGATTTACCAAAAGCCTATCAAATTAGTCAATTTGAAATCCCTATTGTAGGGCGTGGAAATATCGAAATAGAAGTCAATGGTGAGAAAAAAATCATCGGCGTTACACGCGCACATATGGAAGAAGACGCAGGAAAAAATATCCACGAACACGATTGCTCCAAAGTCGATCTAAACCGCGCTTGCACGCCGCTTTTGGAGATTGTGAGTGAGCCAGATATGCGTAGCAGTGATGAAGCAATTGCATATCTAAAAAAGCTCCACTCTATCGTGCGATTTTTGGATATTTCTGATGCGAATATGCAAGAAGGAAGTTTTCGCTGTGATGCCAATGTTTCTATCCGCCCAAAAGGAGATTCTAAACTCTATACGCGCGTAGAAATTAAAAATCTTAATTCATTTAAATTTATCCAAAAAGCTATCGAATACGAAGTGGAGCGACAGATTGAAGCGTGGGAAGATGGCAAGTATCAAAGCGAAGTAGTGCAAGAAACGCGTCTTTTTGATACTGCAAAAGGCATAACGCGATCTATGCGTGGCAAAGAGGAAGCTGCGGATTATCGCTATTTTCCTGATCCAGATTTATTGCCTGTATATATTGATGAAGTGCTTATGAAAGAGGGGAGAGAGATTCCAGAAATGCCTGATGAAAAAAGAGAGCGCTATGTGCGAGAATTTGGCATTAAACCCTATGACGCAGGGGTGCTTACCTCTAGCCTAGAGCTAACACAATATTTTGAATCTATGCTTGGGTTTGGTGCAAGTGCCAAAGGTTCTCTCACTTGGCTTACCACAGAGCTTTTAGGGCGTCTAAAAGGTGAGAATACTTTGCAAACTTGTGGGGTAGATTCACGCACGCTTGCGACTTTGGTGTGTCGCATTGATGAATCCAAGATTAGTGGCAAAAGTGGCAAAGAAATTTTAGATGTCTTGGTGGAGCAAAAAGGCGGTGATGTAGATAGCCTTATAGATTCTATGGGATTAGCACAAGTTAATGATGATAGTGCGATTCTTAGTGCTATAGAATCTGTGCTATCTGCCAATGCCGATAAAGTCGCGGAATACAAAAGTGGCAAAGATAAACTCTTTGGATTTTTTGTCGGTCAAGTGATGAAAAATAGCAAGGGAGCAAATCCTGCTAGAGTAAATGAGCTTTTAAAAGAAAAATTACAATAA